In one window of Tenacibaculum mesophilum DNA:
- the lysS gene encoding lysine--tRNA ligase has product MQLSEQEVVRREKLSKLRELGINPYPADLFPFNSNSKQIKQEFKEGKKVVIAGRLMSRRIQGKASFAELQDSEGRIQVYFNRDEICTGEDKTLYNEVYKKLLDIGDFVGIEGELFKTQVGEITVMVKDFKLLSKSLKPLPLPKVDAEGNTFDGFTDPEMRYRQRYADLVVNPQVKEVFVKRTKLFNAMRQFFNDAGYFEVETPILQPIPGGAAARPFITHHNALDIPLYMRIANELYLKRLIVGGFDGVYEFSKNFRNEGMDRTHNPEFTAMEIYVAYKDYNWMMEFTEKLLEHCALAVNGTTEATFGEHKVDFKAPYARVTMADSIKHFTGFDINGKSEDEIRKAAQDMGIEVDDTMGKGKLIDEIFGEKCEGNYIQPTFITDYPKEMSPLCKEHRDNPELTERFELMVCGKEIANAYSELNDPIDQRERFEAQLKLAARGDDEAGEFIDQDFLRALEYGMPPTSGLGIGMDRLIMYLTNNPSIQEVLFFPQMKPEKKAPTVELNDDEKAVLALLEKAEKIDLNDLKSQSGLSNKKWDKTIKGLTKNSLAKVEKTAEGLFVEIV; this is encoded by the coding sequence ATGCAATTATCAGAACAAGAAGTTGTACGTAGAGAAAAACTATCAAAATTACGTGAACTGGGTATCAATCCATATCCAGCAGATTTATTTCCATTCAATTCAAATTCCAAACAGATTAAACAGGAGTTTAAGGAAGGTAAGAAGGTAGTTATTGCTGGTAGGTTAATGTCTCGTCGTATTCAAGGAAAAGCTTCTTTTGCTGAATTGCAAGATAGTGAAGGACGTATTCAAGTATACTTTAACAGAGATGAAATTTGTACTGGTGAGGACAAAACTTTGTACAACGAAGTATACAAAAAGTTATTAGATATTGGTGATTTTGTAGGTATTGAAGGAGAGTTGTTTAAAACTCAAGTTGGAGAAATCACCGTGATGGTAAAAGATTTTAAATTATTAAGTAAGTCTTTAAAGCCATTACCATTACCTAAAGTAGACGCTGAAGGAAATACCTTTGATGGTTTTACTGATCCTGAGATGCGTTACCGTCAACGTTATGCTGATTTAGTGGTAAACCCACAAGTAAAAGAAGTATTCGTAAAACGTACAAAGTTATTCAATGCCATGCGTCAGTTTTTTAATGATGCTGGTTATTTTGAAGTAGAAACACCTATTTTACAACCAATCCCTGGTGGGGCTGCTGCAAGACCATTTATTACACATCACAACGCATTAGACATTCCGTTGTACATGCGTATTGCAAATGAGTTATACTTAAAGCGTTTGATTGTTGGTGGTTTTGACGGTGTGTATGAGTTTTCTAAAAACTTCCGTAATGAAGGAATGGACAGAACTCACAACCCAGAATTTACGGCAATGGAAATTTATGTAGCTTACAAAGACTACAACTGGATGATGGAGTTCACCGAAAAATTATTAGAGCACTGTGCTTTAGCTGTAAACGGAACTACGGAAGCTACTTTTGGAGAGCATAAGGTAGATTTTAAAGCTCCGTATGCACGTGTTACGATGGCAGATTCTATCAAACACTTTACTGGTTTTGACATCAACGGAAAATCGGAAGATGAAATTCGTAAAGCTGCTCAAGACATGGGTATCGAGGTAGATGACACCATGGGTAAAGGAAAATTAATTGATGAGATTTTTGGTGAAAAATGTGAAGGAAACTACATTCAACCAACATTTATTACCGATTATCCAAAAGAAATGTCTCCATTGTGTAAAGAACACCGTGACAATCCTGAATTAACCGAGCGTTTTGAGTTAATGGTATGTGGTAAAGAAATTGCCAATGCATACTCTGAATTAAACGACCCTATCGATCAACGTGAACGTTTTGAAGCTCAGTTAAAGTTAGCTGCGCGTGGTGATGATGAAGCTGGTGAATTTATCGATCAAGACTTCTTACGTGCGTTAGAATATGGTATGCCTCCTACTTCTGGATTAGGAATTGGAATGGACCGTTTAATTATGTATTTAACGAACAATCCTTCAATTCAAGAAGTGTTATTCTTCCCACAAATGAAACCTGAGAAGAAAGCTCCTACAGTTGAATTAAACGACGATGAAAAAGCTGTATTAGCTTTATTAGAAAAAGCTGAAAAAATAGATTTAAATGATTTAAAATCTCAAAGTGGTTTGTCTAATAAAAAGTGGGACAAAACTATTAAAGGACTAACTAAAAACAGTCTTGCTAAAGTTGAAAAAACAGCCGAAGGTTTGTTTGTAGAAATCGTATAG
- a CDS encoding DUF456 domain-containing protein gives MDIFLVILGFVFACLGIIGSFLPVLPGPITSWVGLLLLHLTKAVPQNWTFLGITLAIAVIIFFLDYFIPAMGTKRFGGTKYGVYGTTIGLIIGLLSPIPFGILIGAFVGALVGELIYDSKDTNRAIKASFGAFLGFLASATIKFSISMVFLVLFFVKFWEYKGAFF, from the coding sequence ATGGATATATTTTTAGTAATACTCGGTTTTGTATTTGCATGTTTAGGAATTATTGGTTCATTTTTACCAGTATTACCAGGTCCTATTACTAGCTGGGTAGGTTTGTTATTATTACATTTAACAAAAGCTGTTCCTCAAAACTGGACATTTTTGGGAATCACTTTAGCTATTGCTGTCATTATCTTTTTTCTTGACTACTTTATCCCTGCTATGGGAACTAAACGTTTTGGCGGCACCAAATATGGAGTATATGGCACTACTATCGGATTAATTATTGGACTACTCTCTCCTATTCCTTTCGGAATTTTAATTGGCGCTTTTGTAGGTGCTTTGGTTGGTGAATTGATTTATGATAGCAAAGACACTAACAGAGCAATCAAGGCATCATTTGGTGCTTTTTTAGGTTTTTTAGCTTCTGCAACCATTAAGTTTTCAATTTCTATGGTATTCTTAGTGCTATTTTTTGTTAAGTTTTGGGAGTATAAAGGTGCTTTCTTTTAG
- a CDS encoding BlaI/MecI/CopY family transcriptional regulator: MSKQLTKAEEQIMQVLWKLKKASVKEVITELPEPKPAYNTVSTIIRILETKEFVGHESKGRGYIYYPLVEKSEYSNESLHKLMNGYFGGSFKSMVSFFMKENKMDIQELESILKEVNKNKKS; the protein is encoded by the coding sequence ATGAGTAAACAATTAACGAAGGCAGAAGAGCAAATAATGCAGGTATTATGGAAGTTAAAAAAAGCTTCAGTAAAAGAAGTAATAACTGAATTACCTGAGCCAAAACCAGCATATAATACTGTCTCAACTATTATAAGGATTTTGGAGACCAAAGAGTTTGTGGGGCACGAGTCAAAAGGTAGGGGATATATTTACTATCCATTGGTAGAAAAGTCTGAGTATAGTAATGAGAGTTTACATAAGTTAATGAACGGCTATTTTGGAGGTTCGTTCAAGAGCATGGTGTCGTTTTTTATGAAAGAAAACAAAATGGATATTCAAGAACTAGAGAGTATTTTA